GCGACAAGTCGGACAACGACTGCAACGGCGCGGTGGATGACATCCTCACCTATTGCGGCGTGGGCGCATGCCGCCGCAGCGCTCCGGCCTGCGGCAACCTCTGCGAGATGGTGCAGACGAACCCCAACAAGCCGCCCGTCGAGGTCTGCGAGTGGGGCGAGTACGGCCTCTGCACGCCCGGCTCGCCCTCCGCCGAGGTGTGCGCGAACGACATCGACGAGGACTGCAACGGCATCACCGATGACTCGAGCAACAGCGCCGCATGGCTGACCTTCTATCCGGACCAGGACCACGACGGCCATGGCACGGATTGGAACTCGACGCGGGCCTGCTACCAGCCCATGGGCACGGTCCGCACGGGCGGGGATTGCGACGACACCCGCGCCGACATGAAGCCAGGCGCCGCCGAGGTCTGCGACGGCATCGACAACAACTGCTCGGGGACGCTGGACGAAGGAAATGTCTGCGACCAGTCCCTCTGCCAGTAACCCCCTTCCGACTCATCACGGTCCTTTCCCAATGAGACACGAATCCCCAACCCCACGTCCCCCGGGGCGCCTCAAGCGCTTCGCGGCGAACGCGATGCTGTTCTTCTATGGCACGCAGCTGTTGAGTGGCTGCGTGCCCGCGGGCTCACCCTCCGACGAGCCTGGCGCCGCCGGCGAAGTCGCGCGGGCCCGGGCCGCGCTCGACAACGTCCCGTTCGAGCTGCGCTCCGACACCATCCTCCCCACCACCTCCGCCACGCCCGAGGCCCCCGGCATCACCCCCTTCACCGCGGACGTGACGCCGGGCGGCTCGGCCGCGGTGTCGATTCCGCTCTGGGTTCCACCGGGACGCGCGGGCATCCAGCCTTCGCTCTCCATCGTCTACGACAGCCAGGGCAGTGACGGCCTGCTCGGGCCCGGCTTCAACCTGGCCGGCCTGTCTCAAATCACCCTGTGCTCCAACTCGTTCGCGCGCGACGGGAAGCTGCACGCCGCGGACACGCGCCACTGGATGCTCCCCGGAGGGGTTCAGGACTACACCCGCGTCTACTGTCTGGATGGCACGCGGCTGGTGGGCTCCACCTGGGACAAGTTCACGACGGAGTCGGACCCCTCCACCTCCATCACCATCACCGGCGGCAACCACCTCGAGGCGTTGACCTTCGAGGTGCGGGGACGCGACGGGCTCATCCGGACCTACGGCAGGACGACCACCGTCTCCGGGGCGCAGCGAGATGACGCGCTCGTCCGGGGCTTCCACTCGAAGCCCATCCGCGGAGCCAACAACACCGTCGCGTCGGAGGACAACCAGGCGGTGACCCTCACCTGGGCGCTCGCCTCCGTCCGGGACCGGTTCGGCAACCGGATGGATGTGCACTACGACCAGGCGCCCGCCATCGACGCCTCGTCCGTCGCCTGGCACCGCCCGTCACGCATCACCTACACCGGCTTCCGCCGCGAAGCCGTCAACCCGGAGACCGGCTCGACGCAGGTCACCGTCGAGGAGGGCCAGCGCGAGGTCACCTTCGAGTACGAGTCCCGGCCAGACACCTTCACCGGCTACCTCTCCGGGGTGAAGGTCGGACGCGATTTCCGGCTGGCGCGCATCAACATGATGGGCCCGGGACTGGCGCCCGGCGCGAGCACGCTCTCCAAGGTGCCGCTGCGCTCCTACAGGCTCAAGTACTACCAGGGCACGGTCAGCCAGCGCAGCCTGCTGACGGAGCTGCGCGAGTGCGATGGCGCTGAAGTCTGCAAGACGCCCGTCCGCTTCGACTGGGAGCAGGGCTCCTGGGACTTCGACTACCCGACCCCCATCAACGTGAGCAACGCGAAGTCGGGCGCGGGGCTCAGCGCCTTCGGGCTGGGCGCGGGCCGTCAGGGCCTCGCGTACTTCACGGGCTCCGTCCTCGTACAGGAGCGCGACCTGGAGCCTCCCGAGTACGTCACGGACGTCACCATCCAGAACTGGGAGGACCGGATGCGGCTGTTGCAGTACCCGGACGCCGCCTCCACCACGCTCGACTCGTCGGAGGCCAGCGGCCTGGTCCTCTGGTATCCCTATCTCGACGCGGATGGCGGTCCCTTCGGCGGTGGAGACTCCAACCGCTTCTGCGGCAATCGCGCGGAGCGGAACCTCTTCCCCCTGGTCACGGACTGGGATGGCTCGGGCCGGTCTTCGGTGGTGGGCCTCTCGTGCGCCTGGAACGTGTTCCCGGGCAGCCCCTTCCTCACGCCCGCCTATGCGCATCAGGTCTCGCGTGCGGTCAACGAAATCCACTGGGTCGGCTCCGAGCTCAATCCCCAGTACTGGCTGGACGTGGATGGTGACCGGCGCAACGAGCGCGTCTGGGTGGGCCGGCACCAGGTCGACCTCGAGGATACGAGCAACCCGAACAGCCAGGTCGTGCGGCGGGTCGTCATCACCCAGCCCATCCCTTCCACGATGCGTCCGCCCATGGTGTCCAGCACCCGGGCGAACACCATGTCACCGGCGCTCTACGCCCAGAGTTCACGGCTCGGCGCGCGCGTCGTTGACCTGGATGGCACCGGCAAGCTGAGCCTGGTGGGACTGGGCTCGCATCCGGACTTCAGCACCTTCCTGGACGCGGTCAGCTTCCGGGAGGTCACCTCGGGCAGCACGACGGCGGGCCAGTTGAACATCGTGCCGACCACGCTGCGCAGGCCCCCCGCCCTGCCGTTCTTCTTCCCGAGCCTCTACGCCTTCACCTTCGACTTCATCGACGTGAACGGCGACGGCCTCCAGGACGCGGTGACGCTGGGGCAGATGAAGGCGACCGACACCCGGATGAAGCTCCTGGTCCAGTTCAACACCGGCAAGGGCTTCACCGAGGTGCGTGAGCGGGAGCTCCCCGAGAGCTTCAACACCACGCTGCTGGGCGCGAAGACCGAGCACGGCGACTTCGACGGCGACGGCCGCGTGGACCTGGCCATCTTCCGTTCGGGCCACCCCATCCAGTTGCTGCTGGCGGGCACGCAGGGTGAGTTCACCCAGTTGCTGAACCTGTCGATTCCGTCCAGCGGTGACAACAGGGAGTGGGCGCAGGTCATCGACGTCAACAACGACGGCCTGCTCGACCTCACCTACCGCATGGGCAACGAGCTGCGCATCGCCCGGCGCCAGAAGCCGGTGGATGAGCTCAAGCGGGTGCACGGCAACGTGCAGCTCGCCACGTACCAGGGCTATTCCGGCCTGAGCTACTCGTTCGACTACGCGCCGCTCTCCCAGGCCTACCCGCACGGCGCCGTCACGCCGAGCGAGCCCCTCTACTCCAGGAGCTACACGGAGACGACGACGAAGCCGTGGCTGCGCCTGGCGCCCGAGTCGATGCGCGTCGTCTCGCGCATGTCCGTCAACTCCAACGAGCAGCGCATCCAGAGCTGGCGGCACCTGTATCGCAACGGCCTCTCCGACACCCGAGGGCTGGGCTGGAAGGGCTTCGGCCAGCGCATCGTCATCGACGAGGTGACGGGCGCTCGCACCACGACAACCTACGACAACGTCTCCGCGGTGGAAGGCACCGAGCGCAAGGCGATGGCGCCCCTGGCCCACCTCCCGGTGGAGGAGCTGACCGAGATACCGCTCGACGCGAACACCCGGCTGGAGACGAAGCGCCAGTGGACGTACTCGCGCACGACGCAGGCCTACACGCCGGCCTATCAGCAGTACGCCACGCGCATCACCGAGACCGTCAACGAGCGCCGGGGCGGCACGCTGACGCCCGTGTCCGAGACGGAGACGCTCACCACGCTGGATGCGTATGGCACGCCGGTGTCGCGGACCGTGCTCACCCACGGCGCCTTGACGACCGAGCAGGAGAAGGTCGTCACGACGCCGGACTTCGACACCGCCACCTGGCTGCCCCGAGGCACCTGGACCGTCACGACCTCGTGGATGTCCTGCGGCAGATTGCCCCCGAACAGCACGGGCTGCGCGGGTCAACCCGATGCCGCCAACGTCCGGACGATGGCCGTGACCCATGACGAACAGGGTCAGGTGAAGTCCACCGAGAACGAGCCGTCGCGCTCCACCGAGACGTCGACGGCCACGACGTCCGAGACCTACCTCAAGACCACCTTCGCGCGGAACGCCAAGGGACTGGTCGAGCAGGTCTCCCAACAGGGCGCCAATGGCGTCACCCGCGCTGAAACGGTGACGTACGACAGCGTCGACCAGACCCAGCTGGCGAGCACCACCGACGCGCAAGGGCTCACCTGGAGGTATCTCTTCCATCCGGGCCTGGGCGTGCTCGCCCAGACGAAGGACCCGAACGACGCGCACGTGCGCCTCCAGTACGACGGCTTCGGTCGCCAGCGCATCGTGACGCCGCTGTACCAGGGGCCCTCGGCGGCGCCGGCGAACAGGTCCATCGTCGAGACGTTCTACGAGTGGAACGGCACGCTGCCGCAGCACCGGACGCGGGTCGCCACCGGCAACGGCGTGTTCGACGAGACCCTCACCCGGTTCGACACGATGGGGCGTCCGGTGACGACCCAGTCCCCGCGCTTCGATGGTCAGCCGGTGACCACCACGCTCACCTACGACGTGCTCGGGCGCGTGGTGAAGACGGAGCTGCCGAGGACCAGCACCGAGCCGCCCACCTGGGAGCTGCAGGAGTACGACGCGCTCGGCCGCGTCACGGCGCGCCGCTTCGCGGATGGGTCGACGGGGCCCAACGGCAGGCTCGTCGAGGGCATCACCTATTCGGCGGCCCTGCCCTACTCGGCGCAGGCGACGTCGACGGATGCACTCGGACAGGTGAAGAAGTCGCTCACCGACTTCCGTGGGTTGATGGTCGAAGCGACCGAGGCCCTGGGTACGGCGAAGGCCGCCACCATGAAGTACTCCTACGGTCCCTTCGGCCGCCTGGAGCACACTGACGACCCGGCCAATCACCGCAGCTCGCGCTTCTATGACGCCGCGGGGCGACTGGAGCGCACGGTCGACCCCAACTCCGGGACGCGACTGTTCGCCTACAACGCCTTCGGCGAGCTCAAGAGCCACGCCGACGCTCCAGAGGGAGCGGCCGGCCGCATCACCACCACGTACGCGCGGGATCTGCTCGGTCGTGTCCTCACGGCGACCAATCCGAGCGAGTCCCTCCAGTACTGGTACGACGAGGGACCGGGAGGAAAGGGACGGCTGACCCGCGCGAGCCGCACGCCCGCGGGGACCTCGGTGGAGGCTGTCGACACCGCGTATCTCTACGACGTGTTCGGCCGGGAGACGGGCCTCGCCCAGAAGGTGGCCGGCACCACGCGCAGCCTCGGTCGTGAGTACGACGACTACGGCCGCGTCGGTCGCCTCACCTATCCCGCGCAGCTCAATGGTCAGCCCTTCTCGGTCAACTACTCGTACACCGACCGGGGTGCGCTCTCGAGCGTCTACCGCTCCAACAGCATCACGACCTACTGGCGAGCCTACGAGCGCGACAGCATGGGCCGGCTCAAGACGGCCCATTACGGCAACGGTGTCTCTCGCGTCTTCCGCTACGACACGCAAGGCAGGCTGCGCTTCACCGAGGCCAAGAAGCACCTCACCGACGTCCAGAAGCTCGCCTACGAGTACACGGCCAACGACAACCTCTCCGCGCGACACGACCTCATGGTCGGCGTCACGCAGAAGTACACGTACGACGCGCTGGACAGGCTCGACCGCTGGAAGGTCCAGCAGAACTGCCAGACGCTCGACGTGCAGTTCCAGTACGACGCGCTCGGCAACATGCTCAGCCGCTCTCCTGTCTCCGGCTGGGAGCCCTCCGCGAGCCTCCAGTACACCGGCGGCACCTCGGGTGGCCCTCACGCCGTCAAGCAGGCCCAGCTGGGCGCCGAGTCCTTCACGTACGAGTACGACCACCGCGGCAACCAGCTCGCGCAGCGCGACGCCCAGGGCGCGCTGGTGCGCTCGGTGCAGTACACGCCCGCGAACCTGCCCGAGAGCATCTCCTCGTCGAGCGGCACCGTCCGCTTCGACTACGACGCCTCCGGCACCCGCGTCCGCAAGTACGCGGACAATGGACAGGATGAGACGGTCTACGTCGGTGGCCTCTACCAGCGCCGCAAGCAGGGCTCGACGGTCACCCACATCGTCAGCATCCCCAGCCCCGAGGGCGTCGTCGCCGAGCTGTCGTGGCAGGAGGGCTCGACGTCGGAGTCCACGCGCTACTTCCTCAACGACCCGCAGGGCAGCCCCGACACGGTGACGGATGCCTCGGGCACGGTGCTCGAGCGCATCAAGTACGAGCCCTTCGGTGGCAGGCGACAGGCGACGAACCTGGCGCAGACCTCCACGACGAGCCACACGGGCGCGCGCCGGGGGTTCACCGGACACGAGCAGGACGACGAGCTGGGCCTCATCAACATGCGTGGGCGCATCTACGACCCGCGGATGATGAAGTTCCTCAGCGTGGACCCGGTCATCGCCGAGCCGGGCTCCGCTCAGGCCTACAACGCGTACTCGTACGTCCTCAACAACCCCCTGCGCTACACCGACCCCAGCGGCTTCACGCCGTATGGCGGGGAGCTGGTCAGCAGTTGGGGTGGAGGCTGGACGGGCGCGCCGCAGTCGCACCAGAGCCGCATCATGAGCGCGCTGGAGCGGCACCTGTCGATGCCGGGGCCATCGCTGTACCTGCCCAGCGTCGACTTCAAGGTGCCCAGCATCCAGTCCCTGGATGACACCAGGACCCAGCCCGATGCGCGTCACACGAACGACATCGGCCAGAGCTCGGGCTCGTCCAAGAGCGGGCTGACGTCCCTGCTCACGACGGCGTCGAGCACGTTCAACGATGTCGCCGACAAGGTTCCGTGCGGTGTGATGGTGGGCTGCCATCTGGGCCGGGCGATGACGAAGTCGCAGCTCGACAGCATGGTCAACGCGTCGGCGCTCTATGACCGCTACGCGCCGGTCAGCAAGCTCGCGGCGGCCAGCTTCGCCATCAACGAGTTCATCCCGTTCGTGTCGGCGGGTGAGGGAGTCCTGGGGGCCAAGTCGGCGTGCACGACCGGCACCGTGGGCAGCTGTGCAGTCGGAATCGGCAAGGCGGGCTTCTATACGCTGGCAGCAGGTGCGGCCATCTACTCGATGGGACGAAGCGCATCAGGAGTCGCAACACGCGTCTCTTCGCTCGTGACGCGTAGAGCGACTCCCGTTGCGACTGCCGCCGGAACACAGCTTGTCGCAGACCTCGATGACCTGGCCAAGCACGCACCGAACATCAAGCCGCTGGAGGGGTACTACACCGTGGCCACACATGCGGATTCGAAGTCCGCATGGCTGTTGCGCGGAGGAGAATGGGTCAAAGTAGGTCATCGAGCCCTCGCTCGCTTCATCGAGAAGTCGGGGTGGAAGAAGGGAGAGAAGATCTTCCTTGTCGCTTGCGATTCGGGTGCTTGTGACCGAGGCCTTGCCCAGAATCTGGCCAACAAGCTGGGGGCCGAAGTGCTTGCTCCTCAAGGCAAGGCCGTGCTGATGTCGGATGGAACGGTCCAGAGCAGTCATGGCATCTGGCGGACCTTCTTCCCAGGGGCTCACTGATGCACGTTTTCGATCTGGAGCCGATATCACTTCCCGGTCTCGAATCCCCGAAGCTACGAGCCGTAGGCTGGATTGAGCGCGGCTTCGACCATCCCAAGGGAGACGTCACACCGGAGTTCATGAAGGCCCTGGTAGGGTTGCTGGTCGACCCCTGGCAGCCCGTCACTTACGCAGGAATCCATCGATGCACGCTGTGTCGATTCAGTGGTGGACCCGGTCAGCTCACCTTCGAAGAGCAACGGGTCACGCTGGGGGTAGCGAACCTGTACGTGCCCGGTGAGGAGGGTGTCGTGTATGTCGCGCCATCTTCCGTGGTTCATTACATTGATGCGCACGAGTACGTGCCACCCGATGAGTTCCAGCGTGCTGTTCTGTCGTGCCCGCCCATGCGCTCGATGGCGTATTTGAAGCGGGTCATGGGACTCAGGACCACCGCCTGACCAGGTGTGGGTCCAGCTGAGAAGCAACAAGCCCTCCTGCCGGTCCTCGGCAGGAGGGCGGGCGCTCCGTTGGCGATAGTGGGAAGCGGACTCCGTCCTGCCTCCTGGGCGTAACGTCCCAGGAAGTCACCCCAGGCGCGATTGAGGCGCCCACCGGCCCCACAATCCGCCGATGTGACCTGAAGCCGCGCTCTACCGGCCTGGAGCCTTGGGGCGCATCCTCGAATCAATCACCCGCCTCACGCGGGCTTCTCGAGGACACCCCATGGCGCACGACCACTCCGCACATTCCGTCCAGCACATCGTCCCGGGCTTCGGCGCGGACCGCGCTGCTCATTACGATGCCCAGGCAGCTCTCAGCCTCGCCGGCGTCCAGGCCATGTACGAGCTGGTGGTCAGCGCGATGACTGCCCGGCTCGATGGCCAGCAGGACGCATCCCTGCTCGCCGTGGGCCTGGGCACGGGGACGGAGCTGGTGCCCTACCTGCGCTTCGATGTTCCGCGCTGGCGCTTCACGGGCATTGACCCCTCTTCGGCCATGCTCGACGTGGCTCGGAAGCGCCTGGAGACCGAGGGCCTGCTCTCTCGCACGCACATCCACATGGGGGAGCTGAAGAGCCTCCCTGAGGGTCCTCCGTTCGACGGCGCGCAGATGATGGGCATCCTGCACCATGTCGAAGGGGACGCGGCCCGCCTGGGGCTGCTGCGCGAGGTGGCCCGTCGGCTCAAGCCGGGAGCGCCTCTGGTCATCGGCTGCCGCGTCGGAAAGGACCCGGTGCTGACAGATGTGGAGTTCCGTCGCCTGCGGGCCCATGGAATCCCCAAGGAGGAACTGGACCATCGTCGCAAGCTCTTCGACGCCAAGGTGACGCCCATCGAGTCCGACGCGGCCCTGGCTGGAATGCTCGAGCAAGCGGGCTTCACGCCGCCCAAGCCCCTCTTCGTCTCGCTCCAGTTCAAGGTGTTCCTCACCCAGTCCGGGACTGCGTCCCAAGGCTGAGTCCCACGAGGTGGACCAGGTGACGGAGCCACGCGACTGACGCATCCAGGGCCCGGACGCCGCACTGGCGCACGGGCCCACCCAAGGCGCACCCATTCCAGAGTGAGAGTTCGATCGCCTGAGCCGAGGCTGGATCGACCCACTTCCTGGTCACCCCAGCAGCAATCTTCTGGCTGTGCATCATCGGCGTTGGACTCGAGTCCCGTGTTGCGGACTCGTAC
The Myxococcus fulvus DNA segment above includes these coding regions:
- a CDS encoding RHS repeat-associated core domain-containing protein; translation: MLFFYGTQLLSGCVPAGSPSDEPGAAGEVARARAALDNVPFELRSDTILPTTSATPEAPGITPFTADVTPGGSAAVSIPLWVPPGRAGIQPSLSIVYDSQGSDGLLGPGFNLAGLSQITLCSNSFARDGKLHAADTRHWMLPGGVQDYTRVYCLDGTRLVGSTWDKFTTESDPSTSITITGGNHLEALTFEVRGRDGLIRTYGRTTTVSGAQRDDALVRGFHSKPIRGANNTVASEDNQAVTLTWALASVRDRFGNRMDVHYDQAPAIDASSVAWHRPSRITYTGFRREAVNPETGSTQVTVEEGQREVTFEYESRPDTFTGYLSGVKVGRDFRLARINMMGPGLAPGASTLSKVPLRSYRLKYYQGTVSQRSLLTELRECDGAEVCKTPVRFDWEQGSWDFDYPTPINVSNAKSGAGLSAFGLGAGRQGLAYFTGSVLVQERDLEPPEYVTDVTIQNWEDRMRLLQYPDAASTTLDSSEASGLVLWYPYLDADGGPFGGGDSNRFCGNRAERNLFPLVTDWDGSGRSSVVGLSCAWNVFPGSPFLTPAYAHQVSRAVNEIHWVGSELNPQYWLDVDGDRRNERVWVGRHQVDLEDTSNPNSQVVRRVVITQPIPSTMRPPMVSSTRANTMSPALYAQSSRLGARVVDLDGTGKLSLVGLGSHPDFSTFLDAVSFREVTSGSTTAGQLNIVPTTLRRPPALPFFFPSLYAFTFDFIDVNGDGLQDAVTLGQMKATDTRMKLLVQFNTGKGFTEVRERELPESFNTTLLGAKTEHGDFDGDGRVDLAIFRSGHPIQLLLAGTQGEFTQLLNLSIPSSGDNREWAQVIDVNNDGLLDLTYRMGNELRIARRQKPVDELKRVHGNVQLATYQGYSGLSYSFDYAPLSQAYPHGAVTPSEPLYSRSYTETTTKPWLRLAPESMRVVSRMSVNSNEQRIQSWRHLYRNGLSDTRGLGWKGFGQRIVIDEVTGARTTTTYDNVSAVEGTERKAMAPLAHLPVEELTEIPLDANTRLETKRQWTYSRTTQAYTPAYQQYATRITETVNERRGGTLTPVSETETLTTLDAYGTPVSRTVLTHGALTTEQEKVVTTPDFDTATWLPRGTWTVTTSWMSCGRLPPNSTGCAGQPDAANVRTMAVTHDEQGQVKSTENEPSRSTETSTATTSETYLKTTFARNAKGLVEQVSQQGANGVTRAETVTYDSVDQTQLASTTDAQGLTWRYLFHPGLGVLAQTKDPNDAHVRLQYDGFGRQRIVTPLYQGPSAAPANRSIVETFYEWNGTLPQHRTRVATGNGVFDETLTRFDTMGRPVTTQSPRFDGQPVTTTLTYDVLGRVVKTELPRTSTEPPTWELQEYDALGRVTARRFADGSTGPNGRLVEGITYSAALPYSAQATSTDALGQVKKSLTDFRGLMVEATEALGTAKAATMKYSYGPFGRLEHTDDPANHRSSRFYDAAGRLERTVDPNSGTRLFAYNAFGELKSHADAPEGAAGRITTTYARDLLGRVLTATNPSESLQYWYDEGPGGKGRLTRASRTPAGTSVEAVDTAYLYDVFGRETGLAQKVAGTTRSLGREYDDYGRVGRLTYPAQLNGQPFSVNYSYTDRGALSSVYRSNSITTYWRAYERDSMGRLKTAHYGNGVSRVFRYDTQGRLRFTEAKKHLTDVQKLAYEYTANDNLSARHDLMVGVTQKYTYDALDRLDRWKVQQNCQTLDVQFQYDALGNMLSRSPVSGWEPSASLQYTGGTSGGPHAVKQAQLGAESFTYEYDHRGNQLAQRDAQGALVRSVQYTPANLPESISSSSGTVRFDYDASGTRVRKYADNGQDETVYVGGLYQRRKQGSTVTHIVSIPSPEGVVAELSWQEGSTSESTRYFLNDPQGSPDTVTDASGTVLERIKYEPFGGRRQATNLAQTSTTSHTGARRGFTGHEQDDELGLINMRGRIYDPRMMKFLSVDPVIAEPGSAQAYNAYSYVLNNPLRYTDPSGFTPYGGELVSSWGGGWTGAPQSHQSRIMSALERHLSMPGPSLYLPSVDFKVPSIQSLDDTRTQPDARHTNDIGQSSGSSKSGLTSLLTTASSTFNDVADKVPCGVMVGCHLGRAMTKSQLDSMVNASALYDRYAPVSKLAAASFAINEFIPFVSAGEGVLGAKSACTTGTVGSCAVGIGKAGFYTLAAGAAIYSMGRSASGVATRVSSLVTRRATPVATAAGTQLVADLDDLAKHAPNIKPLEGYYTVATHADSKSAWLLRGGEWVKVGHRALARFIEKSGWKKGEKIFLVACDSGACDRGLAQNLANKLGAEVLAPQGKAVLMSDGTVQSSHGIWRTFFPGAH
- a CDS encoding class I SAM-dependent methyltransferase — protein: MAHDHSAHSVQHIVPGFGADRAAHYDAQAALSLAGVQAMYELVVSAMTARLDGQQDASLLAVGLGTGTELVPYLRFDVPRWRFTGIDPSSAMLDVARKRLETEGLLSRTHIHMGELKSLPEGPPFDGAQMMGILHHVEGDAARLGLLREVARRLKPGAPLVIGCRVGKDPVLTDVEFRRLRAHGIPKEELDHRRKLFDAKVTPIESDAALAGMLEQAGFTPPKPLFVSLQFKVFLTQSGTASQG